One part of the Armatimonadota bacterium genome encodes these proteins:
- a CDS encoding four helix bundle protein has protein sequence MSFRKLIVWQKSMTLVEVVYRDTSKLPETEKFGLQAQMRRAAVSIPSNIAEGYGRSGTNEYLRFLDIAIGSLRELQTQIEISKRLEYLATDELETASDEVGKLLFSVRKGLLDKRP, from the coding sequence ATGAGTTTTCGAAAGCTGATCGTCTGGCAAAAGTCAATGACGCTTGTCGAGGTGGTCTACAGGGACACTTCAAAACTGCCTGAGACTGAAAAGTTTGGCTTGCAAGCCCAAATGCGTCGGGCGGCGGTCTCAATTCCCTCTAATATCGCCGAGGGCTACGGACGAAGCGGTACCAACGAATACTTGCGCTTCCTTGACATTGCTATTGGGTCGCTTCGAGAATTGCAAACCCAGATTGAGATTTCGAAGCGCCTGGAGTATTTGGCAACTGACGAACTTGAGACGGCTTCGGACGAGGTGGGCAAGCTCTTGTTTTCGGTCCGCAAAGGCTTGTTAGACAAAAGGCCCTGA
- a CDS encoding TIM barrel protein, translating to MLLKGINYWCFPGSFEDKVDPFDAVKMTKKYGYDALELCIGEAGTQFGLDADEAKCKSLVEAASNEGVVLRTTASGLYWGRSMGDPDAKVREQAKDDLKRMLQISSWLGCKVHLTIPAAVDVFFLPDRPVHNYDDCWKYAKDGIAELLPHAEACGVKMGIENVWNKMFMSPGEMGYFISQFNSPWIGCLFDVGNVMPFGYPEQWIRSLGKDIVAIHFKDFRKAVGTAEGFVDLLEGDVNFPEVVKALGEIGFDGPVVAEMIPHYKLYPIARVENTSNAMDHILGRK from the coding sequence ATGCTGCTGAAAGGTATTAACTATTGGTGCTTCCCCGGCTCCTTCGAGGACAAGGTGGACCCGTTCGACGCCGTCAAGATGACCAAGAAGTACGGCTACGATGCCCTCGAATTGTGCATCGGCGAAGCCGGAACCCAGTTCGGCCTCGACGCCGACGAAGCCAAGTGCAAGAGCCTGGTCGAAGCCGCCAGCAACGAGGGCGTCGTCCTGCGCACCACCGCCTCCGGCCTCTACTGGGGCCGAAGCATGGGTGATCCCGACGCCAAAGTTCGCGAGCAAGCCAAGGACGACCTCAAGCGCATGCTCCAGATTTCGAGCTGGCTCGGATGCAAGGTTCACCTCACCATCCCCGCCGCCGTCGACGTCTTTTTCCTGCCCGATCGGCCCGTCCACAACTACGACGACTGCTGGAAATATGCAAAGGACGGCATCGCCGAACTCCTCCCCCACGCCGAGGCGTGCGGCGTCAAGATGGGCATCGAAAACGTGTGGAACAAGATGTTCATGTCCCCTGGAGAAATGGGATATTTCATCAGCCAATTCAACTCGCCATGGATCGGATGCTTGTTCGATGTGGGAAATGTCATGCCCTTCGGCTACCCCGAGCAATGGATTCGAAGCCTGGGTAAAGACATCGTCGCGATCCACTTCAAGGACTTCCGAAAGGCCGTCGGCACCGCCGAAGGTTTCGTCGACCTTCTCGAAGGCGATGTGAACTTCCCAGAGGTCGTCAAGGCGCTGGGCGAAATCGGCTTCGATGGCCCCGTCGTCGCCGAAATGATCCCCCACTACAAGCTCTATCCTATCGCCCGCGTCGAGAACACCTCGAACGCGATGGATCATATCCTCGGTCGCAAATAG
- a CDS encoding methyltransferase domain-containing protein — translation MAVVWRDRLPKAPLDPQEIKRQSGVSDWTTHLAGVQAELPEPFAVIDVLEGEGCKETCIDLRAIRRNPRIVRRAEIDTKPGRTWNINPILNQIAQEAAPGFALDLGCGAGRDAVWLAANDWDVTAVDRLASNIEAIQRLAKTYAPDKPIEAIQANLHDYRPETQYDLVLLHYCWDPNYFELAKQSTARGGFLSVLGHSETNYRCFAHPRESKLINSKALDCEGFETWSEREFWSRDRHSVSIVLRRH, via the coding sequence ATAGCTGTGGTCTGGCGGGATCGACTCCCAAAGGCTCCGCTTGATCCGCAAGAGATCAAGCGGCAGTCCGGCGTGAGCGACTGGACCACGCACCTCGCCGGAGTCCAGGCCGAACTTCCCGAGCCGTTCGCGGTTATCGACGTCCTCGAAGGTGAAGGCTGCAAAGAAACCTGCATAGACCTGCGCGCAATAAGAAGAAACCCACGCATTGTTCGCCGGGCCGAAATCGACACAAAGCCCGGCCGTACCTGGAATATCAATCCCATTCTCAACCAAATCGCGCAAGAGGCCGCTCCAGGATTCGCTCTCGATCTGGGTTGTGGCGCCGGGCGTGATGCCGTCTGGCTCGCCGCCAACGACTGGGACGTCACCGCCGTCGATCGCCTAGCGAGCAACATCGAGGCGATCCAACGACTGGCCAAAACCTACGCCCCCGACAAACCCATCGAAGCAATCCAAGCCAACCTTCACGATTACCGGCCCGAGACCCAATACGATCTCGTCTTGCTCCACTACTGCTGGGACCCCAACTACTTCGAACTCGCCAAGCAATCCACCGCCAGAGGCGGTTTTCTCAGCGTCCTGGGCCACTCCGAAACCAACTACCGATGCTTCGCCCATCCGCGCGAATCTAAGCTCATCAATAGCAAAGCCCTCGATTGCGAGGGCTTCGAAACATGGTCAGAACGGGAGTTTTGGTCTAGAGACCGGCACTCAGTTTCAATTGTGCTGCGACGGCATTAG
- a CDS encoding aminopeptidase yields the protein MQRSFADKLQDYAALTIRLGINIQPGQELFLTAPVADVEFVRLLVAEAYQAGAKNVQVNFVDDIAAKSRFIYGSDEAVAYAPKWFYDGVANAMEAGAARLGVISEDPGLLSDIDPAKVSTWYGAAGAAAKRVGELVGSAAINWSLVAVPNPRWARLVFPGDSDETAVAKLWEAIFTCCRVDQPDPLQAWRDHCDNLALRRDYLNQLNLTAVCFRGPGTDLEVGLVDQRIWIGGWGTAKNGVTNAPNIPTEEIFSMPHRDRVQGTVSSTLPLSLRGQVVDKIQVEFKDGVVVRASAGEGEKTLIGLLDTDEGSRRLGEVALVPPGCAVARTGLLFTNTLYDENAACHIALGSSFAENMMGYDDLSADERLAAGSNDSRIHVDWMIGSREVEVDGILPSGERKPLMRGLDWVEAV from the coding sequence ATGCAACGAAGCTTCGCCGACAAGCTCCAAGATTACGCCGCCCTTACCATCCGCCTTGGGATCAACATTCAGCCCGGACAGGAGCTGTTTCTCACCGCGCCGGTGGCAGACGTCGAGTTTGTGCGCCTGCTGGTAGCCGAGGCATACCAGGCGGGGGCGAAGAACGTTCAAGTCAATTTCGTCGACGACATCGCGGCCAAATCCCGCTTCATTTACGGCTCGGATGAGGCGGTAGCCTACGCGCCCAAGTGGTTTTATGACGGCGTAGCGAACGCCATGGAAGCTGGGGCGGCTCGGCTCGGCGTGATCAGCGAAGACCCGGGCCTACTGAGCGACATCGATCCCGCCAAGGTCTCGACGTGGTACGGAGCCGCGGGTGCGGCAGCCAAGCGAGTGGGCGAACTGGTCGGCAGTGCGGCCATCAACTGGAGCCTCGTGGCCGTGCCGAACCCGCGATGGGCGCGCTTGGTGTTTCCTGGCGACAGCGATGAAACTGCGGTGGCGAAGCTGTGGGAGGCGATTTTCACCTGCTGCCGCGTGGATCAGCCCGATCCTTTGCAGGCGTGGCGCGACCACTGCGACAACCTCGCTCTACGTCGCGACTACCTGAACCAATTGAATCTGACGGCGGTCTGCTTCCGGGGTCCTGGAACGGATTTGGAAGTCGGCTTGGTCGATCAGCGAATCTGGATCGGCGGATGGGGAACGGCCAAGAACGGCGTCACCAACGCCCCGAACATCCCCACTGAGGAGATTTTCTCCATGCCCCACCGAGACCGCGTGCAAGGCACGGTTTCCAGCACGCTTCCGCTGAGCTTGCGGGGGCAGGTGGTCGATAAGATTCAGGTGGAGTTTAAGGACGGCGTGGTGGTGCGCGCCTCGGCGGGCGAGGGCGAAAAGACGCTGATCGGCCTCCTGGACACCGACGAGGGCTCGCGCCGATTGGGTGAGGTCGCGCTGGTGCCGCCCGGGTGCGCGGTGGCCCGCACCGGCCTGCTGTTCACCAACACACTGTACGATGAGAACGCGGCTTGCCACATTGCGCTCGGCTCATCGTTTGCCGAGAACATGATGGGCTACGACGACCTGTCGGCCGACGAGCGGCTGGCAGCGGGGTCTAACGACAGCCGCATCCACGTGGACTGGATGATCGGCTCACGCGAGGTCGAGGTCGATGGCATTTTGCCTAGCGGCGAGCGCAAGCCTCTGATGCGCGGTTTGGACTGGGTCGAGGCGGTTTAG